One Thomasclavelia spiroformis DSM 1552 DNA window includes the following coding sequences:
- a CDS encoding phospho-sugar mutase, with the protein MDYNKEYQRWTDCKDLDPSLKAELLSMNEKEKEDAFYMNLEFGTAGMRGILGAGTNRMNIYTIRKANVGFAKYVLGLPEGKERGVAIGYDNRHMSYKFAIESAKVLATYGIKSYIFESLRPTPELSFAVRYLKCAGGIMITASHNPKEYNGYKVYDDTGCQLIPEWADQVVTYVNEVEDELAIEVASDDDAYPYITWIGEEVDEAYYKEVMAIEINPGMDKSDFKIVFSPQHGTSNLPVRTCLTRLGYNVIPVLAQCAPDPDFSNTASPNPEIACSYDLAIKKAKEVDADVVVICDPDGDRLGVVAKHDGEYVLMSGNQSAAVYLEYILSELKKQGKLPSNAVMYNTIVTSDLGELVSKSYGVEVEKTLTGFKFIGDKIRKYEKTKEKEFVFGYEESYGCVVKDFVRDKDAVQAVVMAAEAGNFYKKQGKDLIDVLNELYEKHGTFKESQIALSKAGAEGAKRIKEIMDNLRKDAPAKIGDYKVVAIEDYQSSEKIENGATSTIDLPKSNVLKYYLEDGSWIAARPSGTEPKCKFYFSIKGSDAKDASAKTEVFQKDMMNIIGE; encoded by the coding sequence ATGGATTATAATAAAGAATATCAAAGATGGACTGATTGTAAAGACTTAGATCCATCATTAAAAGCTGAATTATTAAGTATGAATGAAAAAGAAAAAGAAGATGCATTTTATATGAATCTTGAATTTGGAACAGCTGGGATGCGGGGAATTTTAGGTGCTGGTACAAATCGAATGAACATTTATACAATTAGAAAGGCTAATGTTGGTTTTGCAAAATATGTATTAGGTTTACCTGAAGGTAAAGAAAGAGGAGTTGCAATTGGATATGACAATCGACATATGTCTTATAAATTTGCAATTGAAAGCGCTAAAGTATTAGCTACTTATGGAATTAAATCTTATATTTTTGAAAGTTTAAGACCTACTCCTGAATTGTCTTTTGCGGTTCGTTATTTAAAATGTGCCGGTGGTATTATGATTACTGCAAGTCATAATCCAAAAGAATATAATGGTTATAAAGTATATGATGATACAGGATGTCAATTGATTCCTGAATGGGCTGATCAAGTTGTTACTTATGTAAATGAAGTTGAAGATGAACTTGCAATTGAAGTTGCAAGTGATGATGATGCATATCCATATATTACATGGATTGGTGAAGAAGTTGATGAAGCTTATTACAAAGAAGTAATGGCAATTGAAATTAATCCAGGTATGGATAAAAGTGACTTCAAAATCGTATTTTCACCACAACATGGTACATCAAACTTACCAGTTAGAACGTGTTTAACACGTCTTGGATATAATGTTATTCCAGTTTTAGCACAATGTGCACCAGACCCTGATTTTTCAAATACAGCTTCACCTAACCCAGAAATAGCATGTTCATATGATCTTGCTATTAAAAAAGCTAAAGAAGTTGATGCAGATGTAGTTGTTATTTGTGATCCTGATGGAGACCGTTTAGGAGTTGTTGCAAAACATGATGGGGAATATGTTTTAATGTCAGGTAACCAAAGTGCTGCAGTTTATCTTGAATATATTTTAAGTGAGCTTAAAAAACAAGGTAAATTGCCAAGCAATGCAGTAATGTATAATACTATTGTTACTAGTGACTTAGGTGAACTTGTTTCTAAATCATATGGTGTAGAGGTTGAAAAAACTTTAACTGGATTCAAATTTATTGGGGATAAGATTCGTAAATATGAAAAAACTAAAGAAAAAGAATTTGTTTTTGGATATGAAGAATCTTATGGATGTGTTGTTAAAGATTTTGTTCGTGATAAAGATGCAGTTCAAGCAGTTGTTATGGCAGCTGAAGCTGGTAACTTCTATAAAAAACAAGGTAAAGATTTAATTGATGTACTAAATGAGTTATATGAAAAACATGGTACATTTAAAGAATCACAAATTGCTCTAAGTAAAGCTGGAGCAGAAGGTGCTAAACGTATTAAAGAAATCATGGATAATTTAAGAAAAGATGCACCAGCTAAAATAGGTGATTATAAAGTAGTTGCAATAGAAGATTATCAAAGTAGTGAAAAAATTGAAAATGGAGCAACTTCAACTATTGATTTACCAAAATCAAATGTATTAAAATATTATTTAGAAGATGGATCTTGGATTGCTGCTCGTCCTAGTGGAACTGAACCAAAATGTAAGTTCTATTTCTCAATTAAAGGTAGCGATGCTAAAGATGCTAGCGCTAAAACAGAAGTATTCCAAAAAGATATGATGAATATTATCGGTGAATAA
- a CDS encoding cob(I)yrinic acid a,c-diamide adenosyltransferase: MIQCYYGNGKGKTTAAVGQALRMAGAGKKVMMIQFLKDGFSSENMMLEKCGIKVIAQKMPEMFIDMNDSKMIKEVSLMVNQLFEKIDNSYDGIILDELLDAISLSLINEQLVYDRLVSLKDNHEVILTGRMPSNKLKVIFDYSSEIKKHKHPYDKGIMARKGIEY, from the coding sequence ATGATTCAATGTTATTATGGCAATGGTAAAGGAAAGACAACAGCAGCTGTTGGTCAAGCTTTAAGAATGGCAGGTGCTGGTAAGAAAGTAATGATGATTCAGTTTTTAAAAGATGGTTTTAGTAGTGAAAATATGATGTTAGAAAAGTGTGGGATTAAAGTTATTGCTCAAAAAATGCCAGAAATGTTTATTGATATGAATGATTCTAAAATGATCAAGGAAGTTAGTTTGATGGTTAATCAGTTATTTGAAAAAATAGATAATAGTTATGATGGGATTATTCTTGATGAATTATTAGATGCTATTTCGTTATCTTTGATTAATGAACAATTAGTTTATGATCGACTTGTTAGTTTGAAAGATAATCATGAAGTTATTTTAACGGGAAGGATGCCTAGTAATAAATTAAAAGTGATTTTTGATTATTCTAGCGAGATAAAAAAGCATAAACATCCATATGATAAAGGAATTATGGCAAGAAAAGGAATTGAATATTAA
- the ybaK gene encoding Cys-tRNA(Pro) deacylase, translating into MAKSVKTNALRLLDQAKIDYEIKEYQYDENHLDGKHVLLQVEMDAKDVFKTLVLKGNNDYLVCCIPVLEEIDLKKLAKVSNNKSVAMIHMKDLLAVTGYIRGGCSPIGMKKKFDTYFDSSVNNCDKIALSAGKRGYQMIVNASELINYLDAKICDVIKE; encoded by the coding sequence ATGGCTAAATCGGTTAAAACTAATGCATTAAGATTATTGGATCAAGCAAAGATTGATTATGAAATAAAAGAATATCAATATGATGAAAATCATTTGGATGGTAAGCATGTCTTGTTACAAGTAGAAATGGATGCCAAAGATGTTTTTAAAACTCTGGTTTTAAAAGGAAATAACGATTATTTAGTATGTTGTATACCAGTGCTTGAAGAAATTGATTTAAAAAAGCTTGCAAAGGTATCTAATAATAAAAGTGTAGCAATGATTCATATGAAAGATCTTTTAGCAGTTACAGGATATATTCGTGGTGGATGTTCACCAATTGGAATGAAAAAGAAATTTGATACTTATTTTGATAGTTCAGTTAATAATTGTGACAAAATAGCTTTAAGTGCCGGTAAACGTGGTTATCAAATGATTGTAAATGCTAGTGAATTGATAAATTATTTAGATGCTAAAATATGTGATGTAATTAAGGAGTAG
- a CDS encoding phosphocarrier protein HPr, with protein MAEKLSFVVSDPVGLHARPATILVNQASKFTSDIKLVYNGKEVNLKSIMGVMSLGVPTKATVEIIAEGDDEKDVIASIAKVIKEQKVAE; from the coding sequence ATGGCAGAAAAATTATCTTTTGTAGTATCTGATCCAGTAGGATTACATGCTAGACCAGCTACTATCTTAGTTAACCAAGCTAGTAAGTTTACAAGTGATATTAAATTAGTTTATAATGGTAAAGAAGTAAACTTAAAATCTATCATGGGAGTTATGTCTTTAGGTGTTCCTACTAAAGCTACAGTAGAAATCATTGCTGAAGGTGATGATGAAAAAGATGTAATTGCTTCTATTGCTAAAGTTATTAAAGAACAAAAAGTAGCAGAATAA
- a CDS encoding DUF6580 family putative transport protein, which translates to MKLNKNKFILSILVIILLGIIFIVKQYSLFNVILSILLCIPFCCKKPKLREFVILAIIIVFSAISRIVFVFTPNFNPVCVITIICGIVFKQAAGMMCGTLSVLISGLLLPMTPWTFFEILSMGLIGFVSGILGDKLDQQKKLLYGYSVICSISLWLIMNVVTIFISHRNFTVDNCLEVLFLSYPNLLISILSNLIFMYLLCKYMLQIFKRIKLKYGINNT; encoded by the coding sequence ATGAAATTAAACAAAAATAAATTTATTTTAAGCATATTGGTCATAATATTATTAGGGATAATATTTATTGTTAAACAATATAGTTTATTTAATGTTATTCTTTCAATATTATTATGTATTCCTTTTTGTTGTAAAAAACCTAAACTTAGAGAGTTTGTTATTCTTGCAATTATTATAGTGTTTAGTGCAATATCTAGAATTGTATTTGTGTTTACACCGAATTTTAATCCGGTATGTGTTATAACGATTATTTGTGGAATTGTTTTTAAACAAGCAGCAGGGATGATGTGTGGAACGTTATCGGTATTGATATCAGGTCTTTTGTTACCAATGACACCATGGACATTTTTTGAAATATTGTCGATGGGTTTGATTGGATTTGTTTCAGGAATTTTGGGTGATAAATTAGATCAACAAAAAAAGTTATTATATGGATATAGTGTAATTTGTAGTATTAGCTTGTGGCTAATAATGAATGTTGTTACAATTTTTATTAGCCATAGAAATTTTACAGTTGATAATTGTTTGGAAGTTTTATTTTTATCGTATCCAAATTTATTAATTAGTATTTTGTCTAATCTTATTTTTATGTATTTATTATGTAAGTATATGCTTCAGATTTTTAAAAGAATCAAGTTAAAATATGGTATCAATAATACTTAA
- a CDS encoding ABC transporter ATP-binding protein — translation MYKIENFSFTYPKDKKIINNISFEIKKGDFLVITGKSGCGKTTLLRYFKPSLRPKGDIDGVIILDEEIENDDTKIGFVFQNPEDQLVMNTVWHEIAFGLKNKGISLKQMKRRIGEIVNYFNLQSIINKETQSLSNGQKQLVALASVMVMNPKVILLDEATAQLDPVNREEFIKILKHINDDFNVTVVFVEHQLEGLLDVANRLIVMDEGKIVIDNEIKMAVDEMLTKKIFVESLPNYVRVSSLCDKLCLSIKEAREALVNFENFDIKIMDEIDNRILMKVRDLNFGHDDIVLKDLEIDILENEILSIVGANGSGKSSFLRCLAGLVDCQGEISKVGCVDRIGYLPQDPTTLFVADKVIDDLLLVDDVVASVESHLDNFGIIDLKDAHPFDLSSGQKQLVALAKILLTKPQLLLLDEPTKGIDASSKEFLANLIRGLSKHMTIVVASHDLEFVAKISDRVAMIFNGQMESVDSTREFFSHNLFYTTTINKIMRENNPEVILLEDLGL, via the coding sequence ATGTACAAGATTGAAAACTTTAGTTTTACCTACCCTAAAGATAAAAAGATAATTAATAATATTTCTTTTGAAATAAAAAAAGGAGATTTTTTGGTTATTACTGGTAAAAGTGGTTGTGGAAAAACAACCTTACTTAGATATTTTAAACCATCACTTAGACCTAAAGGTGATATTGATGGAGTAATCATCTTAGATGAAGAAATTGAAAATGATGATACTAAAATAGGTTTTGTTTTTCAAAATCCAGAAGATCAATTAGTTATGAATACAGTTTGGCATGAAATTGCTTTTGGTTTAAAAAATAAAGGAATTTCTTTAAAACAGATGAAACGAAGAATTGGAGAAATTGTAAATTATTTTAATTTACAAAGTATTATTAATAAAGAAACACAATCATTATCTAATGGTCAAAAGCAATTAGTAGCTTTAGCAAGTGTTATGGTAATGAATCCTAAAGTTATTTTATTAGATGAAGCAACAGCACAATTAGATCCAGTTAATCGTGAAGAATTTATTAAAATATTAAAGCATATAAATGATGATTTTAATGTAACTGTAGTTTTTGTAGAACATCAATTAGAAGGATTATTAGATGTTGCTAATCGATTGATTGTTATGGATGAAGGTAAAATTGTAATTGATAATGAAATAAAAATGGCAGTAGATGAGATGCTTACAAAGAAAATATTTGTAGAATCATTACCTAATTATGTTCGAGTATCTTCTTTATGTGATAAATTATGTTTATCGATTAAAGAAGCACGAGAAGCATTAGTTAATTTTGAAAATTTTGATATTAAAATAATGGATGAAATTGATAATCGAATATTGATGAAAGTTAGAGATTTAAATTTTGGACATGATGATATTGTTTTAAAAGATTTAGAAATCGATATTTTAGAAAATGAAATTCTTTCAATTGTAGGAGCAAATGGTAGTGGTAAATCTTCGTTTTTACGATGCCTTGCAGGATTAGTTGATTGTCAAGGTGAAATATCTAAAGTGGGGTGTGTAGATCGTATTGGTTATTTACCACAAGATCCAACTACTTTATTTGTAGCTGATAAAGTGATTGATGATTTATTATTAGTTGATGATGTTGTTGCAAGTGTAGAATCACATTTAGATAATTTTGGAATTATTGATTTAAAAGATGCTCATCCTTTTGATTTAAGTAGTGGTCAAAAGCAATTAGTAGCTTTAGCAAAAATACTTTTAACAAAGCCACAGTTATTATTATTAGATGAGCCAACTAAAGGAATAGATGCATCAAGTAAAGAATTTTTAGCTAATTTAATTAGAGGTTTAAGCAAACATATGACTATTGTAGTAGCTAGTCATGATTTAGAATTTGTCGCTAAAATTAGTGATCGTGTAGCGATGATATTTAATGGACAAATGGAATCAGTTGATAGTACAAGAGAATTTTTTAGTCATAATTTATTCTATACAACGACAATCAATAAAATTATGCGAGAAAATAATCCAGAAGTAATATTGTTAGAGGATTTAGGATTATGA
- a CDS encoding class I SAM-dependent methyltransferase: MNYYIYMLVTLAVMLVVFKFIFCEIEAYNAKKRSILSWYFKLNESFKYVRTKSIILMGVFCYMIVSIQPFFSFEWFIEMIGFIAVAVICDGISQFVGYHYAKIRFKKDISNAIVAKNEILKAINVTKDELVQQSKPTYSSQNVILKYVDDDTHLATISLDGGEFISSFDKLPPITYVVESQYEKATEKLADKNVKVTHLTDDGKLPFKDERLDVVVSELANYDRYDLYRVVKPGGYILVDQMGSDNYREIMNIFLPFKIKGRWDLETGSKLLSDIGLEIVDGFEEHGFVRFNTLTSFITFMKSITRADITHDRFINFYGQVLKQIKEKSYFELTTHRFMVVAKKKKL, from the coding sequence ATGAATTATTATATTTATATGCTTGTAACACTAGCGGTAATGCTTGTTGTATTTAAATTTATTTTTTGTGAGATAGAAGCTTATAATGCTAAAAAAAGATCAATATTGAGTTGGTATTTTAAACTTAATGAATCATTTAAATATGTACGTACAAAAAGTATTATTTTAATGGGGGTATTTTGTTATATGATTGTTTCAATTCAACCATTCTTTTCATTTGAATGGTTTATTGAAATGATTGGTTTTATTGCAGTGGCTGTTATTTGTGATGGAATTAGTCAATTTGTTGGATATCATTATGCAAAAATTAGATTTAAAAAAGATATTAGTAATGCTATCGTAGCTAAAAATGAGATTTTAAAAGCAATAAATGTTACTAAAGATGAATTAGTACAACAAAGTAAACCTACTTATTCAAGTCAAAATGTTATTTTAAAATATGTTGATGATGATACTCATTTAGCAACTATTTCACTTGATGGTGGAGAATTTATTTCATCGTTTGATAAATTACCGCCAATTACATATGTTGTTGAATCTCAATATGAAAAAGCAACGGAAAAACTAGCGGATAAAAATGTAAAAGTTACTCATTTAACCGATGATGGGAAGCTTCCTTTCAAAGATGAGCGTTTGGATGTAGTAGTTAGTGAACTGGCAAATTATGATCGATATGATTTATATCGGGTTGTAAAACCTGGTGGGTATATTTTAGTTGATCAAATGGGAAGTGATAATTATCGTGAGATAATGAATATTTTCCTCCCATTTAAAATAAAAGGACGTTGGGATTTAGAAACTGGTTCAAAATTACTTAGTGATATTGGTTTAGAAATTGTTGATGGTTTTGAAGAACATGGTTTTGTTCGTTTTAATACATTAACATCATTTATCACTTTTATGAAAAGTATTACACGAGCAGATATTACTCATGATCGATTTATTAATTTTTATGGTCAAGTATTAAAGCAAATTAAAGAAAAAAGTTACTTTGAACTTACTACGCATCGTTTTATGGTAGTTGCTAAAAAGAAAAAGCTTTAG
- a CDS encoding WG repeat-containing protein codes for MKKIVISVLALLLLTGCSNNSSDQTLFVVNKKDQYGLIDIDGNKKTRFIYDRYEPMAKDGYIVVKDDKYGYLSYEGEEIIKLGKYQKLESISNMIVAYDKDDNISILSSLGEVLYKTDDKTEIVLSGLPIIHQGKKYLVLYDTGKVLVEGKSEILNANIIKDGYMAVAYEDNIKIYNQENLNREVKVKTGGKFQLMSQSEDNGYLFYDREGQKALFCDEKGKIIFDVNIELDDLYFDQDGNITGVKNQTTYLFDKKGVATAINSYYNDLENYVIKNREMIYGPHKFVYNGKETNVSGIQLDPMASYISSKIFPVYVRSKGYMYYGYDGKPAFKTLFTSAEIFDQNGLAVVSKKADKYYLINQKGKKISKTYSRISYIGEKYYAGFISDSKYEIIDTEGKKVIDDNFMDDGIVFTYNDNIYGIFNKSGSSYVYDMNELEVIFFVEDTLEFVDNGYFTSESGNYYTLDGEEIYKR; via the coding sequence ATGAAAAAAATAGTGATTAGTGTTTTAGCTCTTTTATTATTAACAGGATGTAGTAATAATAGTAGTGATCAAACGCTTTTTGTGGTAAATAAAAAAGATCAGTATGGTCTTATAGATATAGATGGAAATAAAAAAACAAGGTTTATTTATGATCGATACGAACCAATGGCAAAAGATGGTTATATTGTAGTTAAAGATGATAAATATGGTTATTTATCATATGAAGGTGAAGAAATTATTAAATTAGGAAAATATCAAAAGTTAGAATCAATATCAAATATGATAGTGGCTTATGATAAAGATGATAATATTTCTATTTTAAGTAGTTTGGGTGAAGTATTATATAAAACTGATGATAAGACAGAAATTGTTTTAAGTGGCTTACCTATTATTCATCAAGGGAAAAAGTATTTAGTCCTTTATGATACGGGAAAAGTTTTGGTAGAAGGTAAAAGTGAGATATTAAATGCTAATATAATTAAAGATGGATATATGGCGGTTGCTTATGAAGATAATATAAAAATATATAATCAAGAAAATCTTAATCGTGAAGTTAAAGTTAAAACTGGTGGTAAATTTCAGTTAATGTCACAAAGTGAAGATAATGGGTATTTATTTTATGATCGTGAAGGTCAAAAGGCTTTGTTTTGTGATGAAAAGGGAAAAATTATTTTTGATGTAAATATTGAATTAGATGATTTATATTTTGATCAAGATGGTAATATTACTGGTGTAAAAAATCAAACAACTTATTTATTTGATAAAAAGGGAGTTGCAACAGCAATTAATAGTTATTACAATGATTTAGAAAATTATGTAATTAAAAATAGGGAAATGATTTATGGACCTCATAAATTTGTTTATAATGGAAAAGAAACTAACGTGAGTGGTATTCAATTAGATCCAATGGCTTCATATATAAGTAGTAAAATTTTTCCAGTGTATGTAAGATCTAAAGGATATATGTATTATGGTTATGATGGTAAACCTGCTTTTAAGACACTATTTACTAGTGCTGAGATTTTTGATCAAAATGGATTAGCAGTTGTTTCTAAAAAAGCTGATAAGTATTATTTAATTAATCAAAAAGGGAAAAAGATTTCTAAAACTTATTCTAGAATTAGTTATATTGGGGAAAAATATTATGCTGGTTTTATCAGTGATAGTAAATATGAAATAATTGATACTGAAGGGAAAAAAGTTATTGATGATAACTTTATGGATGATGGAATTGTTTTTACATACAATGATAATATTTATGGGATTTTTAATAAAAGCGGTTCTAGTTATGTTTACGATATGAACGAATTAGAAGTTATTTTCTTTGTTGAAGATACATTGGAATTTGTTGATAATGGATATTTTACTAGTGAAAGTGGTAATTACTATACATTAGATGGCGAAGAAATTTATAAGAGGTAA
- a CDS encoding DUF6465 family protein, producing MKAVLEVQYQGQNVNATDIEKMVKEELKASGVKISTIDTLNIYYTPETSSVYYVATTKDGNTVNNTEPLTL from the coding sequence ATGAAAGCAGTACTTGAAGTCCAATATCAAGGTCAAAACGTTAATGCTACTGATATTGAAAAGATGGTGAAAGAGGAGTTAAAAGCTAGTGGAGTAAAAATTTCTACTATCGATACTTTAAATATTTATTATACACCTGAAACTTCATCAGTGTATTACGTGGCAACTACTAAAGATGGTAATACTGTTAACAATACTGAGCCATTAACTCTTTAG
- a CDS encoding group II intron maturase-specific domain-containing protein: MYLNEFDKEMERRGNRFVRYADDCVILFKSKRSAMRVKETVTRYLEEKLFVKVNQEKTKVAYITDIKFLGFGFYIEKSGNVRITVHKKSKEKMKKRIKEITKRNRPISSKELAKELKEYITGWVNYYRIANMSKHLREIDSWMRRRIRMIYWKRWKLVRTRYRNLQKLGINKSKAWEWANTRKSYWHIANSFILKRTLTNEVLKIYGFISALDYYNSINL; encoded by the coding sequence ATATATCTTAATGAATTTGATAAAGAAATGGAAAGAAGAGGAAATCGATTTGTAAGGTACGCAGATGACTGTGTCATACTATTCAAAAGTAAAAGAAGTGCAATGAGAGTCAAAGAAACAGTGACAAGATATTTAGAAGAGAAATTATTTGTAAAAGTGAACCAAGAGAAGACAAAGGTAGCCTATATTACTGATATAAAATTCTTGGGCTTTGGATTTTATATAGAGAAGAGTGGTAATGTACGAATCACTGTTCACAAGAAATCTAAAGAAAAGATGAAAAAGAGAATAAAGGAAATCACCAAAAGGAACCGACCAATATCAAGTAAGGAATTAGCTAAAGAGTTAAAAGAATACATTACAGGTTGGGTGAATTACTATAGGATAGCGAATATGAGTAAACATCTAAGGGAAATAGACTCATGGATGAGAAGAAGAATACGAATGATATATTGGAAAAGATGGAAGTTAGTAAGAACAAGGTATAGAAATTTACAAAAACTAGGTATTAATAAAAGTAAGGCATGGGAATGGGCAAACACAAGAAAAAGCTACTGGCACATCGCCAATAGCTTCATACTAAAAAGGACACTTACAAATGAAGTATTAAAAATATACGGATTTATAAGTGCACTAGATTATTACAACTCTATAAACTTATGA
- a CDS encoding IS3 family transposase produces the protein MKKRTERYTGCFRSPKKGYWHTGQLTKQDLYKRIKEKSKKDKQTSVTGMLKKLQLSKSGYYEYLKRKPCKQKIRKARITERIKKIYKDSKEIYGAPKITEILKKEGEKISEKYVGNIMRENNIKAHYIKPYTITTKDCDFSNKLKNILNRDFNPKAPNQAWCTDITYIWTADEGFVYLTSIMDLYSRKIIAWTLSKTLEVDEVLKCLETAKKRRKSAKPIVIHADRGVHYTSKKYKRLTKQMKRSYSQKGTPWDNACIESYHALIKREWLNRFKIINYNHAYKLVFEYIEGFYNTIRVHSHCDYKSPNEYEHDYLISIN, from the coding sequence ATTAAAAAAAGAACTGAAAGATACACAGGATGCTTTAGAAGTCCTAAAAAAGGCTATTGGCATACTGGGCAATTAACTAAGCAGGATCTTTATAAAAGGATAAAAGAAAAATCTAAAAAAGATAAACAGACTTCAGTTACCGGTATGCTAAAAAAATTACAACTGAGTAAATCAGGATATTATGAATATTTGAAAAGAAAACCATGTAAACAAAAAATCAGAAAAGCTAGAATCACAGAAAGAATCAAGAAAATCTATAAGGATTCAAAAGAAATATATGGAGCTCCTAAAATAACTGAAATACTAAAAAAAGAGGGAGAAAAAATAAGTGAAAAATATGTAGGAAACATAATGAGGGAAAACAATATTAAAGCTCATTATATCAAACCATATACAATAACAACAAAAGACTGTGATTTTTCAAATAAACTAAAAAATATTCTAAACCGAGATTTTAATCCAAAAGCACCAAATCAGGCATGGTGTACTGATATAACATATATCTGGACAGCAGATGAAGGATTTGTATATTTAACCAGTATAATGGATCTCTATTCAAGAAAAATAATAGCATGGACATTAAGCAAAACATTAGAAGTAGATGAAGTATTAAAATGTCTGGAAACAGCTAAAAAAAGAAGAAAAAGCGCAAAACCAATAGTAATCCATGCAGATCGCGGAGTGCACTATACATCGAAGAAATACAAAAGATTAACTAAGCAGATGAAAAGAAGCTATTCACAAAAAGGAACACCGTGGGATAATGCGTGTATAGAATCATATCATGCATTGATAAAAAGGGAATGGCTGAACAGATTTAAGATTATAAATTATAATCATGCATATAAGCTGGTATTTGAATACATAGAAGGATTTTATAATACAATAAGAGTACATTCACATTGTGATTATAAATCACCTAATGAATATGAGCATGATTATTTAATTAGTATCAATTAA
- a CDS encoding transposase produces MIQCHKLKSKIEKGYMMMTKPTFTDEFKQGVVQYVLEHPDESKVAIAKQFGIADSTVHKWLKDASSNDGVINSRGSGNYSSDEAKEIARLKKELKDTQDALEVLKKAIGILGN; encoded by the coding sequence ATGATACAATGTCATAAGCTTAAATCAAAAATAGAAAAGGGGTATATGATGATGACTAAACCAACATTTACAGATGAATTTAAACAGGGAGTTGTTCAATATGTTTTAGAACATCCTGATGAATCTAAAGTAGCTATAGCTAAACAGTTTGGTATTGCTGATAGCACTGTTCATAAATGGCTTAAAGATGCCAGTAGTAATGACGGCGTAATTAATTCAAGAGGAAGCGGTAATTATTCAAGTGACGAAGCTAAAGAAATTGCCAGATTAAAAAAAGAACTGAAAGATACACAGGATGCTTTAGAAGTCCTAAAAAAGGCTATTGGCATACTGGGCAATTAA
- a CDS encoding reverse transcriptase domain-containing protein codes for MKDTQDKIGYCQLSLGLLYEDSTGYDNSGEVYPTSKQEISHTKNTNRFVVHEKLLETIMEDANIEKAIQRVMSNKGSGGVDKMQVAEVRTHFAQHWSYLKKLIMEGHYSPQAVKRVEIPKDNGKKRELGIPTVTDRVIQQAIVQVLTPIFEPQFSDNSYGFRPRRNAHQAVRKVVEYANEGYRYTVDLDLEKYFDTVNHSRLIQILSQTIKDGRVISLIHKYLNAGVIVKHKFEETTKGVPQGGPLSPLFDARIKTVPVKWKN; via the coding sequence ATGAAAGATACTCAAGATAAAATAGGATACTGTCAACTATCATTAGGCTTACTCTATGAAGATAGTACGGGATACGACAATAGTGGAGAAGTGTATCCTACATCAAAACAAGAGATATCACATACGAAGAACACCAATAGATTTGTAGTACATGAGAAGTTACTTGAAACAATTATGGAGGATGCCAATATAGAAAAGGCAATCCAAAGGGTTATGAGTAATAAGGGAAGTGGTGGTGTAGATAAAATGCAAGTCGCAGAAGTTCGTACGCATTTCGCACAACACTGGTCTTATCTAAAGAAACTTATCATGGAGGGACATTATAGTCCACAAGCCGTTAAAAGAGTAGAAATACCAAAAGATAACGGAAAGAAAAGAGAGTTAGGAATTCCAACAGTGACGGATAGGGTCATACAACAGGCGATAGTACAGGTACTGACACCAATATTTGAACCCCAATTCAGTGACAATAGTTATGGGTTCCGACCAAGAAGAAATGCCCATCAAGCAGTAAGAAAAGTAGTCGAATACGCCAATGAAGGATATCGATATACAGTAGACCTAGATTTAGAGAAGTACTTTGATACAGTCAACCATTCAAGACTTATACAGATATTGTCACAAACTATTAAAGACGGAAGAGTTATATCACTCATACATAAATATCTCAATGCAGGAGTCATAGTAAAACATAAGTTTGAAGAAACTACAAAAGGAGTACCCCAAGGTGGGCCACTCAGCCCATTATTTGATGCTAGAATAAAAACTGTACCAGTTAAATGGAAGAACTAG